One Actinomadura viridis genomic region harbors:
- a CDS encoding enoyl-CoA hydratase/isomerase family protein — MNYQTLVVERRGHVGWLVFDRPDRRNAMNGLMREELRRAWSELAGDPGVRVIVNTGNGPSFQTGADVRELATDGVGMERYRASVESFDLGFTSWHLGIDKPVIAAVNGVCAGGGLHFVADADIVLAASDASFTDPHVSVGQVSAIETIGLMRKMPAEAVLRMALVGRYERMTAARAHELGMVGEVVDPPDRLREAAQDLAEKIARNSPAALRATKRALWGALEHGLTDACKAGAAELVGLWGHPDQIEGPAAFAEKREPRWKTG, encoded by the coding sequence ATGAACTACCAGACCCTGGTCGTCGAACGCCGCGGGCACGTCGGCTGGCTCGTCTTCGACCGCCCGGACCGCCGCAACGCCATGAACGGGCTCATGCGCGAGGAGCTGCGCCGGGCCTGGAGCGAACTCGCCGGGGACCCCGGGGTTCGCGTCATCGTCAACACCGGCAACGGCCCGTCCTTCCAGACCGGCGCCGACGTGAGGGAACTCGCCACCGACGGCGTCGGGATGGAGCGCTACCGCGCGTCGGTGGAGAGCTTCGACCTGGGATTCACCTCCTGGCACCTGGGCATCGACAAGCCGGTGATCGCCGCGGTCAACGGCGTCTGCGCCGGGGGCGGGCTGCACTTCGTCGCCGACGCCGACATCGTGCTGGCCGCGTCGGACGCCTCGTTCACCGACCCGCACGTGTCGGTGGGCCAGGTCAGCGCCATCGAGACCATCGGCCTGATGCGCAAGATGCCGGCCGAGGCGGTGCTGCGCATGGCGCTGGTGGGCCGGTACGAGCGGATGACCGCCGCGCGCGCCCACGAGCTGGGCATGGTCGGGGAGGTCGTCGACCCGCCGGACCGGCTGCGCGAGGCGGCCCAGGACCTGGCGGAGAAGATCGCCCGCAACTCGCCCGCGGCGCTCCGCGCCACCAAGCGCGCCCTGTGGGGCGCGCTGGAGCACGGGCTCACCGACGCCTGCAAGGCGGGCGCGGCGGAGCTGGTCGGACTGTGGGGCCACCCGGACCAGATCGAGGGGCCCGCCGCCTTCGCCGAGAAACGCGAGCCCCGCTGGAAGACCGGCTGA
- a CDS encoding aminoglycoside phosphotransferase family protein, with translation MGIDQFFGFGPGVPFVTRQVFTDREEQIQRLGRWLADHGGRSWPVPALLDFQRPAANLLTVSGEGGMGKSTLARHAAELVVEGGLDGLPDDRACAVLDFADPSSASFENVLLRVRAGLGGLARSWPAFDVALAVYWERKHPGESLTGFLQKGTTAESRRVAEQVGGTVDQLLGGFGALTVTYQVLSRAGSAVKQKARLKRLRAELPALDPILDEQDPDRMLGYMPVLLAADLERARSKRPALAVCVLDTLEIVQSLPPERGGLEDLLARLVYLMPNVAFVAAGRLPLRWHDPVRAVGLTYGGEHRWPGLAGPDRIELDGFDPASAREYLAARLTIEDRPAIEAPIRERIVAGAGGSPLYLDLSAGLYGQYLARGETPPPEAFGLGFPELVLRTMRDLSEQDRDLLRAAALLEAFDEDMLCAALPEVRRRRVEDFVARPFVRQDASVWPAYRLHENLRRSVLDCDAFTTDGWTRTERREHLQRAIDHLAGVTLSVWDESPDHPVPLAVRSRRAIAAFLLVLRGAREHDALPPVLGDMAYSLSVLGHWQVLASLPEPDDVPELARLAAVARLAARGDLNAEDRYLATRRVVGDHAGPDADGPFADYYRYELGTRAHITGRLEEAIAHLSAITPDGSLIGTNALFGLADNALRRGDHRSVVELMEKASGAELDRIRVADMLGHVYIQSARFMEATNLFQRTLDEARAANAPLWEARATRHLALALMWYDADRTLRLVPRARDLNSAVGELIGVAQCDLAASMAHALNGDRATASELLDAAVRQYEELGARGELVPAEAIRVLQLAAGGRREEAAAIARRLAEAACTDEPECLPVWVALTGLWADLPGAEADGSIRWLDDAGPPRLRWLEPLERLRHRLSGLPPGTCGTLDVADRRALIPTEPLPASAVIAAVRAASASPAFDGPPVTEQGGGGILPGHRTVAKSQRRTHERLETVLHLERLRTAAGVSAPRLLDHGTADTGAGRAWWAVLERLPGAHGDQPTPGRQRALGGQLRRWHACPPGGGLRLDDPGALGVLLGSARRNAPRAYPAIAERFGDVCLGMEMTAIHGDIAVGHNALFDGDTLTGILDSGAVEQGPPMLDLAWALAVDLPRGATPEPLIEGYGADAFDQEALDALLPLMLLRRLIDTPALGLAETDGRWIVQRLRVDLPDLLALVESEIAL, from the coding sequence GTGGGCATCGATCAGTTCTTCGGCTTCGGGCCGGGGGTTCCGTTCGTCACCCGGCAGGTCTTCACCGACCGGGAAGAACAGATTCAACGGCTCGGCCGATGGCTCGCCGACCACGGCGGCCGGTCATGGCCGGTTCCGGCCCTCCTCGACTTCCAGCGGCCCGCCGCCAACCTCCTCACCGTCAGCGGAGAGGGAGGCATGGGCAAGTCCACTCTCGCCCGGCATGCCGCCGAACTGGTGGTGGAAGGCGGCCTCGACGGCCTGCCGGACGACAGGGCCTGCGCCGTCCTGGACTTCGCCGACCCGTCCAGCGCCAGCTTCGAGAACGTCCTGCTGCGCGTGCGGGCGGGGCTGGGCGGCCTGGCCCGGAGCTGGCCGGCGTTCGACGTCGCGCTGGCCGTCTATTGGGAGCGCAAGCATCCGGGAGAGTCGCTGACGGGGTTCCTGCAGAAGGGGACCACGGCCGAGAGCCGGCGGGTGGCCGAGCAGGTCGGCGGCACCGTCGACCAGCTGCTCGGCGGGTTCGGCGCCCTCACCGTCACCTATCAGGTGCTCAGCCGGGCGGGCTCCGCCGTCAAGCAGAAGGCCAGGCTGAAGCGGCTGCGCGCCGAACTGCCCGCGCTGGACCCCATCCTGGACGAGCAGGACCCGGACCGGATGCTCGGGTACATGCCCGTCCTGCTGGCCGCCGACCTGGAACGGGCCCGGTCGAAGAGGCCCGCGCTCGCCGTGTGCGTTCTCGACACGCTGGAGATCGTGCAGAGCCTTCCACCCGAGCGCGGCGGTCTCGAGGACCTGCTGGCCCGGCTGGTCTACCTGATGCCCAACGTCGCGTTCGTCGCGGCCGGGCGCCTGCCGCTGCGCTGGCACGACCCCGTCAGGGCGGTGGGCCTGACCTACGGAGGCGAGCATCGCTGGCCCGGCCTCGCCGGTCCGGACCGCATCGAGCTGGACGGGTTCGATCCCGCGTCAGCGCGGGAGTACCTGGCGGCGCGCCTGACGATCGAGGACAGGCCCGCGATCGAAGCCCCGATCAGGGAGCGGATCGTGGCGGGCGCGGGCGGCTCACCGCTGTATCTGGATCTGTCCGCCGGCCTGTACGGGCAGTACCTGGCCAGAGGCGAAACGCCCCCGCCGGAAGCGTTCGGCCTCGGTTTCCCTGAGCTGGTGCTGCGGACGATGCGGGATCTGTCGGAGCAGGACCGCGACCTGTTGCGGGCCGCCGCACTGCTGGAGGCGTTCGACGAGGACATGCTGTGCGCGGCGCTCCCGGAGGTACGGCGCCGCAGGGTGGAGGACTTCGTGGCGCGCCCGTTCGTCCGGCAGGACGCCTCGGTGTGGCCCGCGTACCGCCTGCACGAGAACCTGCGCCGCAGCGTGCTCGACTGCGACGCCTTCACCACCGACGGCTGGACGCGGACCGAGCGGCGCGAGCACCTGCAGCGGGCGATCGACCACCTGGCCGGCGTGACGCTGTCGGTCTGGGACGAGAGCCCGGACCATCCCGTGCCGCTGGCGGTCCGCAGCCGCCGCGCCATCGCCGCGTTCCTCCTGGTGTTGCGCGGTGCGCGCGAGCACGACGCCCTGCCGCCGGTGCTGGGCGACATGGCCTACAGCCTCAGCGTGCTCGGACATTGGCAGGTCCTTGCCTCGCTGCCCGAGCCGGACGACGTCCCCGAGCTGGCGAGGCTGGCCGCCGTCGCCCGGCTGGCCGCCCGCGGCGACCTCAACGCCGAGGACCGCTACCTCGCCACGCGGCGGGTCGTCGGTGACCATGCCGGACCGGATGCCGACGGTCCTTTCGCCGACTACTACCGGTACGAGCTGGGCACCCGAGCGCACATCACCGGACGGCTGGAGGAGGCGATCGCGCATCTGTCGGCGATCACGCCGGACGGATCCCTCATCGGCACGAACGCCCTGTTCGGCCTGGCGGACAACGCCCTGCGCCGCGGTGACCACCGTTCGGTCGTCGAGCTGATGGAGAAGGCGTCGGGCGCCGAACTGGACCGGATACGGGTCGCCGACATGCTCGGTCACGTCTACATCCAGAGCGCGCGGTTCATGGAGGCCACAAACCTGTTCCAGAGGACTCTGGACGAGGCGCGGGCGGCGAACGCTCCCCTGTGGGAGGCCCGCGCCACGCGGCATCTGGCGCTCGCCCTGATGTGGTACGACGCGGACCGTACCCTGCGGCTCGTCCCTCGGGCGCGTGATCTCAACAGTGCGGTCGGGGAGCTGATCGGGGTCGCGCAGTGCGACCTGGCGGCCTCCATGGCACATGCCCTGAACGGCGATCGGGCGACGGCCTCGGAACTGCTGGACGCGGCCGTCCGCCAGTACGAGGAACTCGGTGCCAGGGGCGAGCTCGTGCCCGCCGAGGCGATCCGGGTCCTCCAGCTCGCGGCGGGCGGGCGCAGGGAGGAGGCCGCGGCGATCGCCCGCCGGCTGGCCGAGGCCGCCTGCACTGACGAGCCCGAATGCCTTCCCGTCTGGGTCGCGCTGACCGGGCTGTGGGCCGATCTTCCGGGGGCCGAAGCGGACGGCTCGATCCGGTGGCTCGACGACGCCGGGCCGCCCCGGCTCCGCTGGCTGGAACCCCTGGAACGTCTCCGGCACCGCCTCTCCGGTCTGCCACCCGGCACCTGCGGCACGCTGGACGTGGCGGACCGGCGGGCCCTGATCCCGACCGAACCGCTCCCGGCCTCCGCCGTCATCGCCGCCGTGCGGGCCGCGTCCGCCAGTCCTGCCTTCGACGGGCCGCCCGTAACGGAGCAGGGCGGCGGCGGCATCCTCCCGGGCCACCGGACGGTCGCCAAGTCCCAGCGCCGCACCCATGAGCGGCTGGAGACCGTTCTCCACCTCGAACGCCTCCGCACGGCCGCGGGTGTCTCGGCACCCCGGCTGCTCGACCACGGGACCGCCGACACCGGCGCCGGCCGCGCGTGGTGGGCCGTACTGGAACGCCTGCCCGGCGCCCACGGCGACCAGCCGACGCCGGGAAGGCAGCGCGCTCTCGGCGGACAACTCCGCCGCTGGCACGCCTGCCCGCCCGGCGGCGGCCTGCGGCTGGACGATCCCGGCGCGCTGGGCGTCCTGCTGGGCTCGGCCCGCCGCAACGCGCCCCGCGCCTACCCCGCGATCGCCGAACGCTTCGGCGACGTCTGCCTCGGGATGGAGATGACGGCGATCCATGGAGACATCGCCGTAGGGCACAACGCGCTGTTCGACGGCGACACGCTGACCGGCATTCTGGACTCGGGCGCGGTCGAGCAGGGGCCACCCATGCTGGACCTGGCGTGGGCGCTGGCGGTCGACCTGCCACGCGGCGCCACGCCCGAGCCGCTCATCGAGGGGTACGGCGCGGACGCGTTCGACCAGGAGGCGCTCGACGCGCTGCTCCCGCTGATGCTGCTACGTCGCCTCATCGACACACCGGCTCTGGGCCTGGCCGAGACGGACGGGCGGTGGATCGTCCAGCGGCTCCGCGTCGACCTTCCGGATCTGCTCGCGCTCGTCGAAAGCGAGATCGCACTCTAG
- a CDS encoding DUF397 domain-containing protein, translating into MIWRKSSHSGGATDEACVEVAGLAGAVGVRDSKDPDGDRLAVSGAAFRALVQKIKEGTLDLP; encoded by the coding sequence ATGATCTGGCGTAAGAGTTCCCACAGCGGTGGCGCGACCGACGAGGCATGTGTCGAGGTGGCCGGGTTGGCCGGGGCTGTCGGGGTGCGGGATTCCAAGGACCCCGACGGGGATCGGCTCGCGGTGAGCGGAGCGGCGTTCAGGGCATTGGTGCAGAAGATCAAGGAAGGGACCCTCGACCTCCCGTGA
- a CDS encoding enoyl-CoA hydratase/isomerase family protein — protein sequence MGDTAGAPLLVERHGPVGWLTFHRPEVGNAMDAAMMAALPDAWAELDADPGVRAIVVTGAGRAFQTGLDVAQLSRSPEALREMSRRTKRGDLRLTGWHLGVATPVVTAVNGVCAGGGLHFVADSDIVIASTRASFLDPHVSVGQASAFEPIGLARRASFAPVARMALTGAHERVTAAEALRLGWVSEVVAPGGLREAAQRLGERLAENDAAAVAATKRALWRALETGLTRAREENAGER from the coding sequence GTGGGAGACACCGCCGGGGCCCCTCTCCTGGTCGAGCGGCACGGCCCGGTCGGGTGGCTGACCTTCCACCGGCCCGAGGTCGGGAACGCGATGGACGCGGCGATGATGGCGGCCCTTCCGGACGCCTGGGCGGAGCTGGACGCCGACCCGGGCGTCCGCGCGATCGTCGTGACGGGGGCGGGCCGCGCCTTCCAGACCGGCCTGGACGTGGCCCAGCTCAGCCGGTCCCCGGAGGCCCTCCGGGAGATGTCGCGCCGGACGAAACGCGGCGACCTGCGGCTGACGGGCTGGCACCTGGGCGTCGCCACGCCGGTCGTCACCGCCGTGAACGGGGTGTGCGCCGGCGGCGGCCTGCACTTCGTGGCCGATTCCGACATCGTCATCGCCTCCACCCGCGCGAGCTTCCTGGACCCCCATGTCAGCGTCGGCCAGGCGAGCGCGTTCGAGCCCATCGGCCTGGCCCGGCGCGCGTCGTTCGCCCCGGTCGCCCGGATGGCGCTGACCGGCGCGCACGAGCGGGTCACGGCGGCGGAGGCCCTCCGGCTCGGCTGGGTGAGCGAGGTGGTCGCGCCCGGCGGGCTGCGGGAGGCCGCGCAGCGGCTCGGCGAGCGCCTGGCGGAGAACGACGCCGCCGCCGTCGCCGCCACCAAACGGGCGCTGTGGCGCGCCCTGGAGACCGGGCTGACCCGAGCGCGAGAGGAGAACGCCGGTGAACGATGA
- a CDS encoding FkbM family methyltransferase produces the protein MGVQDLGGYSLVAYGGNAEDVVLMRAFADRPGGFFVDVGAGEPVSGSLTKNLVDRLGWRGVNIEPLPERYERLTASRPDDVTVAVAIGERAGTETFFRVVPGPGKVGGGGLSTLDRDVLDMHVAAGWGYEELRVETVRLETVLHEHAEPGFDLLKVDVEGSEREVLASADLGTWRPRVIVVEATVPLTSQPSHREWEPGVLAAGYELALFDGLNRFYARADEPELRERLSVPANVLDHYIPYACAVRAGLPV, from the coding sequence ATGGGCGTACAGGACCTCGGCGGCTACAGCCTGGTCGCGTACGGCGGGAACGCAGAGGACGTCGTGTTGATGCGGGCCTTCGCGGACCGTCCTGGGGGGTTCTTCGTCGACGTGGGCGCCGGGGAGCCGGTCAGCGGCTCGCTGACCAAGAACCTGGTGGACCGGCTCGGCTGGCGCGGGGTGAACATCGAGCCGCTTCCGGAGCGCTACGAGCGGCTGACAGCCTCGCGCCCGGACGATGTGACGGTCGCCGTCGCGATCGGTGAGCGGGCGGGGACGGAGACCTTCTTCCGGGTCGTGCCGGGGCCGGGCAAGGTGGGCGGGGGCGGCCTGAGCACCCTGGACCGCGACGTGCTGGACATGCACGTGGCCGCCGGGTGGGGATACGAGGAGCTTCGGGTGGAGACCGTACGACTGGAGACCGTCCTGCACGAGCACGCGGAACCTGGGTTCGATCTGTTGAAAGTCGATGTCGAAGGCTCCGAACGGGAAGTGCTGGCCTCGGCCGACCTGGGGACGTGGCGGCCGAGGGTGATCGTGGTGGAGGCCACCGTGCCGCTGACCTCACAGCCGAGCCACCGCGAGTGGGAGCCGGGAGTGCTCGCCGCCGGGTACGAACTGGCGCTCTTCGATGGGCTCAACCGCTTCTATGCGCGCGCTGACGAGCCCGAACTGCGGGAACGGCTGTCCGTCCCGGCGAACGTGCTCGACCACTACATCCCCTACGCCTGTGCGGTCCGGGCGGGGCTGCCGGTCTGA
- a CDS encoding acyl-CoA dehydrogenase family protein, whose protein sequence is MSAPARSGRAEELGLLRESVRAALLDLSPPAEVRRLMDTARGWDPRTWRRLCGELGLAGLAVPEEYGGSGFTHVEQGVVFEEAGRTLLCAPLLSTAGLAIPLLLGLDDEDARRAWLPGLCAGTLVAAVATADPDGRPLRPGGAAVEAAASGGGHVLRGAAGFVVDGASADLLLVPALAGDGPAVFAVEAGAPGLAVTPLVTLDLTRKQAALAFDGTPARRIGGTDAAGAFGRALDVGRAMLAGEQAGGAGRCLETAVEHATARVQFGRPIGSFQAVKQRAAEMLIRVESARSAAMAAAQAAAEDHPDGAGAGDLRGLPGLAVTAGIAQAYCSDAYVHVAAETIQLHGGIGFTWEHDAHLYYKRAWTSAETLGRPDEHIERLARHLEGA, encoded by the coding sequence GTGAGCGCCCCGGCCCGTTCCGGCCGGGCCGAGGAACTGGGCCTGCTGCGCGAGTCGGTGCGCGCGGCGCTGCTGGACCTGTCACCGCCGGCCGAGGTCAGGCGGCTGATGGACACCGCGCGGGGCTGGGACCCGCGGACCTGGCGCCGGCTCTGCGGCGAGCTCGGCCTCGCCGGCCTCGCGGTGCCCGAGGAGTACGGCGGGAGCGGCTTCACCCACGTCGAGCAGGGCGTCGTCTTCGAGGAGGCCGGCCGGACCCTGCTGTGCGCCCCGCTGCTGTCCACGGCCGGGCTGGCGATCCCCCTGCTGCTGGGCCTGGACGACGAGGACGCGCGGCGCGCGTGGCTTCCGGGCCTGTGCGCCGGGACGCTGGTGGCCGCCGTGGCGACGGCGGACCCGGACGGGCGGCCCCTGCGGCCCGGCGGCGCGGCCGTGGAGGCGGCGGCGTCCGGCGGCGGTCACGTGCTGCGCGGCGCCGCGGGTTTCGTGGTCGACGGCGCGTCCGCGGACCTGCTGCTCGTGCCCGCCCTGGCCGGCGACGGCCCGGCGGTGTTCGCGGTGGAGGCCGGCGCCCCGGGCCTGGCGGTGACCCCGCTGGTGACGCTCGACCTCACGCGCAAGCAGGCGGCGCTGGCCTTCGACGGGACGCCCGCCCGGCGGATCGGCGGGACCGACGCCGCCGGGGCGTTCGGCCGGGCCCTGGACGTGGGCCGCGCCATGCTCGCCGGCGAGCAGGCCGGAGGCGCCGGCCGGTGCCTGGAGACCGCCGTGGAGCACGCCACCGCGCGCGTCCAGTTCGGCCGTCCCATCGGAAGCTTCCAGGCCGTCAAGCAGCGGGCCGCCGAGATGCTCATCCGGGTCGAGTCCGCCCGTTCGGCCGCGATGGCCGCCGCGCAGGCCGCGGCGGAGGACCACCCGGACGGGGCCGGGGCCGGTGACCTGCGCGGGCTTCCCGGGCTCGCGGTGACCGCCGGGATCGCCCAGGCGTACTGCTCGGACGCCTACGTCCACGTGGCGGCCGAGACCATCCAGCTGCACGGCGGCATCGGCTTCACCTGGGAACACGACGCGCACCTCTACTACAAGCGGGCCTGGACGAGCGCCGAGACGCTCGGCAGGCCCGACGAGCACATCGAACGCCTGGCCCGGCACCTGGAGGGTGCCTGA
- a CDS encoding class I adenylate-forming enzyme family protein produces MPEQVEGPPGNGLASFLTRHPGSPRDTVVHGKDGALTLGDLGEAARALAARLGEVERAPVACVVDEGASAVVAMFATWLAGGVYVPVSARLSDAEVRDHLRAAGPAAVVADAAQADRVPSDLHRLVGEKGRWIPRPGTAPSGVRHSGDAALVMRTSGTTGPSKPVVLGHDGVREGIDTVIARLRDGRSGAAGPGGSPARPPMPNLIPTSLALWAGIWNTLFAFRLGAPVVLLDRFDPVGYAALVKRFGIRSTILAPAMMTMLAEDPRVTDLAPLRLVRSVTAPLTPAQARRFRERFGVRILNSYGQTELGGEAAGWTAADLRDFGDAKLGAVGRPHPGVTVRILDGESRPVAAGETGEIWIRSSFAAGEGRIDAGRAVDGFLRTGDLGRLDADGFLWIEGRVSDMVNRGGLKVVPQEVEEVLRRHPGVADACVAGVPDERLGEVPVAWVRPAPGGPPEPEALLAFARESLAGYKVPVAVRFVDDFPRTEIGKVRRGDLAAEATQSPHGTDPR; encoded by the coding sequence ATGCCCGAGCAGGTCGAGGGGCCGCCCGGGAACGGGCTCGCCTCGTTCCTCACCCGGCATCCGGGATCGCCGCGCGACACGGTGGTGCACGGGAAGGACGGCGCGCTGACGCTCGGGGACCTGGGCGAGGCCGCGCGGGCGCTGGCCGCCCGGCTGGGAGAGGTGGAGCGCGCCCCCGTGGCCTGCGTCGTGGACGAAGGCGCGAGCGCGGTCGTCGCGATGTTCGCCACCTGGCTGGCAGGCGGGGTGTACGTCCCGGTCAGCGCGCGGCTCAGTGACGCGGAGGTGCGCGACCACCTCAGGGCCGCCGGCCCGGCGGCCGTCGTCGCGGACGCCGCCCAGGCCGACCGGGTGCCATCGGACCTGCACCGCCTGGTGGGGGAGAAGGGACGGTGGATCCCGCGACCGGGCACCGCCCCGTCCGGCGTGCGGCACTCCGGGGACGCGGCCCTCGTCATGCGCACCTCGGGCACGACCGGGCCCTCGAAGCCCGTGGTGCTCGGCCACGACGGAGTGCGGGAGGGCATCGACACGGTGATCGCCAGGCTGCGCGACGGCCGGTCCGGCGCCGCCGGGCCCGGCGGGTCACCGGCCCGGCCGCCGATGCCGAACCTGATCCCCACCTCGCTCGCGCTGTGGGCCGGGATCTGGAACACGCTGTTCGCGTTCCGGCTGGGCGCCCCGGTCGTCCTGCTCGACCGGTTCGACCCGGTCGGCTACGCCGCCCTGGTGAAGCGGTTCGGCATCAGGTCGACCATCCTCGCGCCCGCCATGATGACCATGCTGGCCGAGGACCCGCGGGTCACCGACCTGGCGCCGCTGAGACTCGTCCGCTCGGTCACCGCGCCGCTCACCCCCGCCCAGGCCCGGCGCTTCCGCGAACGGTTCGGCGTCCGGATCCTCAACTCCTACGGGCAGACCGAGCTGGGCGGGGAGGCGGCCGGCTGGACGGCCGCCGACCTGCGCGACTTCGGCGACGCGAAGCTGGGCGCGGTGGGCCGCCCGCACCCCGGCGTGACCGTCCGGATCCTGGACGGGGAGTCCCGGCCGGTGGCGGCGGGCGAGACCGGGGAGATCTGGATCCGCTCGTCGTTCGCGGCGGGCGAGGGGCGGATCGACGCCGGCCGCGCGGTGGACGGCTTCCTTCGCACGGGCGACCTGGGACGGCTGGACGCCGACGGCTTCCTGTGGATCGAGGGGCGGGTGTCGGACATGGTCAACCGCGGCGGCCTGAAGGTCGTGCCCCAGGAGGTGGAGGAGGTCCTGCGCCGCCATCCGGGCGTGGCCGACGCCTGCGTGGCCGGCGTCCCCGACGAGCGGCTGGGGGAGGTCCCGGTCGCCTGGGTCCGTCCCGCCCCGGGCGGCCCGCCGGAGCCGGAGGCGCTGCTGGCGTTCGCGCGGGAGTCGCTCGCGGGCTACAAGGTGCCGGTCGCGGTGCGGTTCGTGGACGACTTCCCCAGGACCGAGATCGGCAAGGTGCGGCGCGGCGACCTGGCCGCCGAAGCGACACAGTCCCCCCACGGAACGGACCCCCGATGA